GCAGCAAAGAGGATTGTTTGGGGTAAATTTCATAACAGCGGCCAGATCTGTATCGCACCTGACTATGTGCTCGTGCACGAGAGTAAAGTAGATGAGCTTATTGCCAAAATGAAAGTTACGCTTAAAAATTTCTATGGAGAAGACCCCTCAAAGTCAGATTCTTATGGGCATATCGTTAATCAAAAGCACACCGAGAGGGTTAGTGAATATATTAAGGATTCAGTGGAAAAAGGTGCAAAAATCGTTCATGGCGGTAAAAGTAACCTGACTGGAAGTTTCATAGAACCCACTCTTGTAACCGACGTGCCGGAAGATGCTCCTTTGATGCAAAACGAAATTTTTGGGCCGGTTTTGCCGATTTTAACTTTCAAAACCCTTGATGAAGTAGTCAATAGGCTGAGTCAGGATGAAAAACCTCTGGCTTTGTACATTTACAGTAATAGTGACCGAAATATAGAATTCCTTATGAAAAACACCAGAGCTGGCAATAGTTGCATCAATCAAAATGATTTACACTATTACAATGCCGACCTGCCTTTTGGGGGTTCTAATAATTCCGGAATAGGGAAAGCCCACGGATTCTTCGGTTTTCAGGAATTTTCCAATGCCCGCGGTGTGTATCGTCAGCACCTTCCTCCCGCTCTTGAAATGCTGATGCCACCCTACAATAATCTGAAAAATAGGTTGATAGAGTGGGTAGTTAAGTTGTTTTGAAAAGTAGATTTGATTAATAATATTGCAGAAAATCTTTTTAAATTTGTGAAATTAAATTCAAGTAAATGAAAGTATTAGTGGAGATTTCCGATAAAAATGCAGAATTTGGCCTTGAAGTGCTAAAAAGTCTTTCATTTGTGAAGAAAACACAACAAATCTCAAAAGAAAAAGCAAGGCTTTGGTCCGACTTGAAACAAGCCGCTCAAGAGATTAAACTTCATCAGGAAGGGAAAATAAATTTAAAATCTGCAAGAGAATTGTTAAATGAACTTTAAAGTAATATCCACACAAAGATTTTCCACTGAAATTAAAAGGCTTCAAAAAAGGTATCCTTCAATTAAAGAAGAATTTACTCGATTAATTGAATTGCTCGAAAAA
The sequence above is a segment of the Cytophagaceae bacterium genome. Coding sequences within it:
- a CDS encoding aldehyde dehydrogenase family protein, which translates into the protein MNRIQELFELQKISQYEVANAPLKVRKAKLKALLKALTVTFRQELREAMYADFKKPAADVDLSEIFPVTSEIKHTLSHINHWTARQPVNTPMAFLGSTSYIRYEPKGVCLIIAPWNFPVNLLLSPLVSAIAAGNTAILKPSELTPHTSLVIEKIIKSIFEESEVAVVQGAVETSQMLLQLPFNHIFFTGSPAVGKIVMAAAAKNLSSVTLELGGKSPTIVDETANVSIAAKRIVWGKFHNSGQICIAPDYVLVHESKVDELIAKMKVTLKNFYGEDPSKSDSYGHIVNQKHTERVSEYIKDSVEKGAKIVHGGKSNLTGSFIEPTLVTDVPEDAPLMQNEIFGPVLPILTFKTLDEVVNRLSQDEKPLALYIYSNSDRNIEFLMKNTRAGNSCINQNDLHYYNADLPFGGSNNSGIGKAHGFFGFQEFSNARGVYRQHLPPALEMLMPPYNNLKNRLIEWVVKLF